The region CGCGATCGAACTGCATCCCTTCGACCCACTCTTGTTCGGTCTGCAGGCTCTTGCCTTCGTCGACAGTGATCACACCGTCTTTGCCGACCTTGCTCATCGCGTCAGCCAACAGTTCACCGATTTCGCGGTCGTTGTTGCTGGCGATGGTCGCGACGTCAGCCATTGCCGACTTGTCTTTGACCTTGGTGGCCATCGAGTGCAGTTTGGCGGTGATGTCGCTAACGGCGCTTTCGATCCCTTCTTTCATTTGGATCGGGTTCACACCAGCGACAACTGCCTTAAGGCCTTCGTTGAAGATTGCTTCGGCCATGACGGTTGCGGTCGTGGTACCGTCACCAGCAACGTCGCTGGTTTTGCTGGCCACTTCGCGAACCATCCGAGCACCCATGTTTTCATAGGGGTCTTCAAGATCGACTTCTTTCGCAACGGTGACACCGTCTTTGGTAACCGTTGGGCTGCCAAAGCTCTTTTGAAGGATGACGTTGCGGCCTTTTGGGCCCAGGGTAACTTTGACAGTTCGAGCCAATTTGGAAACACCGCGGCGAATCGCTTCGCGTGCTTCCTGGTCAAATGCAATGATTTTTGCCATGGAATATTAGCTTGATAGGTTGTTTGAGGGATTGTTCGTTTTGGTTGTCCGTCGGGCGTCAACGCCGACAGGCGTGACTACTCGACGACTGCCAAAACGTCGTCTTCACGCATCAGCAAGTACTCGGCACCGTCAACTTCAACGGTTTCGCCTGCGTAGCTGCTGAATAGGACGTTGTCGCCTTCTGACAGTTGGCTTTCGCTACGGCTACCATCGTCCAATAGCTTTCCAGTGCCAACGGCGACAACCGTTCCGCGGGCTGGCTTTTCTTTTGCGGAATCAGGCAGAACGATGCCGCCAGCGGTTGTCGATTCGCTCTCCTCTCGCTGGACCACAATGCGTTCGCCAATCGGTTGAAGACGAACGGATGCCTTTTTCTTGGTGGCAGTCGCCATGGTTGCGGATACCTTCTGTAAAGTGCGGGGAATGTGACTGACAGTGTCTTATGTTTCACTGCGACAGATGATCTGCCGTATCGGAAACGCTGTCTTTGGGGGGCTAATCGCTTGGCTCCGTACCGGGCAGGTCCCGATCGGGCTGGACCGCGATTTTCCGCTCCCTGTGCCTTGGCAGCAACCCTACAGTGGAGGCGCCAAGATGACAGTTCGATTCATCAGCGGTGCGGGAGAGCAAACGCTGTGCCAGTTCAGTGTGCCTGGTCGCGATTGAGATCTCTGGAATAGCCGACGAGCCGGTGATTTGCGGTGTTTTTGGAAATCCCAGGCCTTTTGGAATTCGGTGTGCCATTTATCACAATCGATAGCTGACACACCGTGGCAGCCATGCGGGACGTGCGACTCGGAAGGCAACTTCGGGGGGAACGGCCCGCTCGACAAAATGGCAGGGCATTCACCAGCATCGTTACGACCGGCCAATCGGAGTCCATGGGGCTGTCCGCTCACCGGCTCAGCCCACCCGCTTTGACGACCAGCGGGCCACCGCGCTGCGAAGGCGGGTTGGAAGTGCGAAGGCGGGCTGGAAGTTCGTGTTTACAAATGGCGGCAAACGCCTGTTGTTTTGGTCCAAAGATTGCACTCGCTGATGCGAATAACGTCGTCTGCCTTCTCTGACACGTTTGCTTAACTACAAACATCAACGATCCAATTCCATCTAGTGATCAACGAAGATGATCTACGACCCACTCTATTTTCTGTTTGCCATACCACCACTGCTGCTGGCAATGTTTGCTCAGTGGCGAGTCAAATCGACGTTCCAATCGATGTCGCAGGTTCCCGCTCGGATGACAGGCGCCCAAGCAGCGCGAGAGATGCTTGATGCGGCGGGTTTGCAACAAGTCGGTATCGAACGTGTCTCCGGACATTTAAGCGACCACTACGATCCGCGGAGCAAAGTGCTGCGACTGAGTGATAGCGTTTATGGTCAGCGTTCAATGGCTGCCGTCGGTGTGGCCTGCCACGAAGCAGGACACGCATTTCAAGACGCAAAAAACTATGCACCTCTGACCATTCGCAACGCTGCGGTTCCGGCTGCAAACTTCGGCAGTAGCATCGGGGTAACGTTGGCGTCGATTGGGCTTCTGCTTTCTGCGGTCCCGCTTGGGCGAATTTTGTTGCTCGCAGGGATCGTGTTGTTCGGATGCGTCGTGTTCTTTCAGCTCGTTAACTTGCCGGTGGAGTTTGATGCCAGTAACCGTGCGCGACGTCACATGGTGGAGGACAACATTATCTCCGCCAATGAAGAACGCTATGTTGCCAAAGTGCTAAACGCGGCCGCGCTCACCTATGTGGCTGGGACACTGCAGGCCGTCATGACACTGCTTTACTTTGTGCTCCGTTTTATGGGCGACAGACGTTAGTGCTTCGTTCCATACGAAAATACGGGTTCGGGTCATCAGCCGATGAGCGTTAGCACCGGTTATTGCACTGAAACCGTGGCTAACGCCACACGGCTAATCAAATGAGAATACGAGTTCGGGTCATCAGCCGACGGGCGTTAGCACCGGTTATTGCACTGAAACCGTGGCTAACGCCATACGGCTAATCAAATGAGAATACGGGTTCGGGGCATCAGCCGACGGGCGTTAGCCCCGGTTATTGCATTGAAACCGTGGCTAACGCCATACGGCTAATCCTAAAATCGAGCTTGAACAAAGCGTTAGTTGCCTTTAAGGCGACTGTGGAAATCACAGCCGCCTTTTCTGTTGCCGGTACGATCATCAATCGCTACTTGGGATTCTTTGGGTTCAGCGGCAACACGTTTGCTCGTTCGGCATACGCTTGCCACTTCTCTGAAAGTTGCTTAGCGATTTCAGGGTGCTGATCGGAAAGGTCTTTTTGCTCGCTGCGATCCTGGGCGATGTTGTACAGTTCCCATTGTCCCTTGGCACCTTTGGCAACCAGCTTCCAATCGCCTGATCGTATGGCTCGGTTGCCTTCGTGTTCCCAGTAGATAGCGTCGCGTTTGATGGTGTCGCCCTTGAACGTTGGAACCAAGCTTTTGCCTTCCATTGGCTTGATGGATTGGCCATCGTGTGCGGTCGCTGGGTAGTCGGCACCTGACAGTTCGACAGCCGTGGCCATTAGGTCAACCAAGTGACCGGGAGTCCTTTCCAATTCACCGTGACGTTTCAATCCGTCGGGCCAATGCACGATCAGTGGCGTCGAGATTCCGCCTTCGTGGGTGAAGTGCTTGAACTGACGAAACGGCGTATTTGAAACCGTCGCCCACGCTTTGCCGTAGCCGATATAGGTGTCAGGCGGTCCAGCCATGACGCCTTTACCTGTGCGTACCGGATAGCCGTCACGAGTCTGCTTGGGTTGCATGTCTGGTTGCAGAAATGAATCGGCAAGTGGAGAAAGGCTGGGTGAGTCGGCTCGTGGCGTACCGTTTCCGCCACGTCCGTAGTTTTCTGCGCAGCCACCGTTGTCTTGAAAGAAACAGATGACGGTGTTTTCAAACTGGCCGGTCTCTTTGAGCGATTCAACGATGCGGCCGATGCCTTGATCCATCGAGTCGATCATCGCGGCGTAGACTTCCATATTGCGTTTGTCCCATTCCCAAAACTCCGTTTGTTTCGCATTTTCCTCAATCGGAAACAGCTCCGTTGAATCGGGGGTGATCAGGCCAAGCTCGATCATTTTTTGGTAGCGGGCTTTTCGAATTGCGTCATAGCCTTCGTCATATTTGCCTTCGTATTTCTCGATGTCTTTTTCCAGGGCATGCATTGGCCAGTGAGCCGCAGTAAAGCTGACGTACATAAAGAACGGGGCTTCGCCGTGATCGAAATGGTGTTCACGGATAAAGCGAGACGCGTGATCGGAAATCGCATCGGTGTAGTAGTACTGTCCGTTGGGAAAGTCGTCTTTGCCGTATTCTGGATCGCTATACGGAGAGATGAATTCGTTGTCTCGGGTCAAAGTGTTGGGATCGTAAAAGCTTCCCGCGCCGTGGATGGTTCCGTAGAAGCGATCAAAGCCTCGTTGTAACGGCCAGTTGTGCTTATCCGATTGGGTCAGTGGTCGCGTTGTTTTGGTGACGTGCCATTTGCCACTGATATATGTTCGATACCCGGCCGGTTTCAGGACTTCGGCGATGGTGACGCAATTGCGGTTCAGGTCGCCCCGATAGCCGTCGTGCCCACGATCGTTCATCATGTGGCCGATACCGGCTTGGTGCGGATAGAGCCCCGTCAAAAGGCTCGCGCGAGTCGGGCAGCAACGCGCGGTATTGTAAAACTGTGTAAAACGGATTCCGTTGGATGCCAGTCCGTCGATCACCGGTGTGTTGATCTCGCTTCCATAGCAACCGATGTCAGAGAATCCCATGTCATCCGACATGATCCAAATAATGTTCGGTCGTTCGGCAGCATGGGCATTGGTGCAGCCGAGTAGAAAGCTGCCGCCGAGTAAAAACAGGAAGCAGCACAGCTTGGCTGCGTTATTATTGAGTTGTCTCATCGGTATCTGTTGGTCGATCGGATTGGGCTATCAAGGCAAATCCACGTGGGTTGCCATGATAACCATTCGCTTCGGTCGAGACGTTTTCCAAAGCGATAAAACGCCAGAACGTCTATTGGACGATTTGGCTGGGGAGTTTCGCTTGCAGCACAGCTACGAGCGCAAGCATGATGATCAAGATCAACGCAACGACGACGCGCGCTTCCCAGCGGTCTTTTCGTCGGTTGTCGCTTGTCGATCGGACGCGCATCCCTCGGATCCATAAGACAAATGAGGAACCGATCATGATGGTCAGGACATTGATCGAACTGACAATAAGCGGGCCGATGATCGGACGACCTTGGCTGACTGGTTGCCAAATTCCGAAAACAAGCTGCAAGCCTGCAGTCGAAATCGGTGGAACGAGAGCCGCAGCGATCGCCGCACCGGCAAGTGCGGAAGACAGATGGCTACGCGTTCTTGCGTAGGCGGCCGCCATTCCGCCGACTAACCCAACGCAAAAGTCGATGGGTGACGGATTGCATCGAGCCCACATTTCGGTCGCACGCGAAGGCGAAAGGTCCGGCCTGTCAAAGAGCAAGACTAGCCCGCCGAACAACATGCTTGCCGCGATCGCACCGACGAATCCAAGCCCGATCGCACAAAAGGCCGTGCGAAATAATGGTCGATTGCCCAATGTGATTGCCTGCCCCGCTCCCAGAATGGGCGTCATCAAAGGGGCGATCAACATGGCACCGATAATGACAGCGGCACTATTCTGTAATAGACCAAAGGCCGCTAGCACACTTGCGGCGCTAATCAGTCCCAAGAATTCAAAGCTCGGCTTCGAGCCGCTTTCGATGTCTTCCTGTAAGGCGATTCGTTCCGAACGTGTCAGTGGCGGAGTGATGGAATCTGTCCAGCGGCGAAAACGGGTGACCAAGCTTGGCACCATTGATTCGCCTTCGCGGACCAGCAGCACGGAGGTTCCGAAATCGTGATCGAGCAGTCTTAAGCCGGAGCGATAAATGATGTTCTCCTTTTCGACCGAATCGACATAGAGAATCAGCAGTGTTTCCGGGTGGCTACTTTCGTCCTCGAAAGAGTTTCGTACGACATCAAGCCGCTGGCCGAAGTCCATCTCTGCCGGTGGTGTTGTGTGCAAAGCCCAGCTTGACGGATGCATTCCGAGCAATCGCATGCTGACGCGATTCGTTTCGCGATGCCCGATTTCAAAGCCACCGACGACATGTGACTCGTCCGTCGGAGGACTCGCCGCAGGACACAACCAGGCCACCGGAAAGGTTGACGTTTCGAAGAGCTTTTTTTGCCAGTCTTCATGCTGGTCGGCATGCAGGAGAATGATGACTCGCGAACCGGCTTCGACGCAAATCTTCAATACCTCATCAACAGACTCAGCCGCCGACAGGACTTTTGTGCTGCCCTGATTCTGGCGTTTGAATTTCTCTTCAAGGATCGACTGAGCGTGTCGACGTAGGATCTCGGTGTTTTCGCCGACCACGATGGGTTGGATTGGTGCGTCGAGAGACTCGGCAAAGACGGTTCCCCATTCCGATGCGATTCGGACATGTTCCTCTGAATGAATCAGAATCGTGACGCTCATAAATCGGCTCTCGCATCCTGCATTGGATCATCGTTGAAGGCTGGCAAATCGGTTGAACAGTCTACCAGTGCACGCTTCTTTCCCCAATGCACCAACCTTGTCTTCTAACGTAGTGGATCTTGTCAAAGATCCTTGTCATGGATCCACCAAATTGCATCGCGAACTGCGATAGCTGACCGAAGGAGTTGCCCCTATTCAGATCCATCCGTTGATTGGCTTGGCGAAATCAATACCCGATGGTTTTCCGAATCGGAAACAAAGAATCGGTCGATGCCTTTTCCATCAGTCAGTACCGCAGTGCCATGGGGGCGTTTCATTTTTCCTCCAACATGAAGCGTCCGGATGACGTTGTTATTTAAATCGACATATCGCATCGCGTGGTTCTCGGTATCAACAATGAGCAGGTTTCCTTGGGAGTCAACACCGATGCCTTTGGGGCCGCGGAAGGTCGCGTGCAGCGGGTTTGCACCGTCGCCATCGTGGCCTTGCTTTCCGGTTCCTGCGATACGGTGGATTGTGTTCGCGCTGCGGTCGATTCTCCAAACGCTATTGCCTTCACGGAGCACCAGCCAGATCGATTGATCATCAATCGCAAGTGATCGCGGGCCGAAAAGAGAAACTTGATCGATCGCCGCGCCTTCTTGAGGAAGCTTTTTCTTTCCGTCGCCGCTGATGGTGTTGACGAGTCCTTTGTCTAGATCGATACGGCGAAGTCGATGGTTGCGAGTGTCAGCAACGAGGACTGTATCGTCGCCTGCTAGGACGATGCTATGTGGTTGATCGAAAGTCGCTTTTGCCGCGGGCCCATCGTCTCCTGAGAAGCCTGCGACGCCTGTCCCGCCGACCGTCGTGATCTGACCGGACTTCGCATCGATGCGTCGAACGCAGTGGTTGAAGGTATCGGCGACAAACAAATTTCCGTGACTATCCGCACGAATCTCATGCGGCTTTCGAAACGTTGCTTCGATCGCCGGACCTCCATCCCCGCTATAGCCTGCTTCGCCTGTACCCGCGAACCTAACGATGGAGCTTCCGTCGCGTGTGCATTTCCAGATCGAATGATCATCGACCGTGCTGAAGAAGATCGCATCCGGTGTGACTTCGATCCCGTAGACATTTCGAAGTGCAATTTCTTTTGGAGGTGAAGGTTTGTCTGCCGAAGGTGAGTCTGCTCGCCCCGTCCCTGCAAAACTGTTCCACGCGATTGAATCTTGGTCGATCAATTGTTTGATGTGGTCGTCACTATCGCACGTCGAGGTCCACGCGATTGCCAGTAGGACGCAAAGGCAATGAATCCGAACCGGGAGGTGATAGAACCGACGCGGAATTGTGAGTCGGGAGGGCATGACGATTTAGACCAAAAGAGGGGCCGGCGGGTGGTGTTCCGGACATCATTCATCAGGCCCGGATTTGTGTGATCAGTCTAACAAGTTTGGGGGTGTCGGATGGTTTTCTGGGCCAGTTGATATCGAACTCAAGATAGAGTTGAATTAAACTACCCGTACTCACACTGGGTAAGCGTCTGGAGGCCACGTTTAGCCTGCCTGACACTTCGTTTCGCAATGAAATATCCCACCGACCTGCGATCCTTTCCCACCGAAACAGTACCGATTGCTTGATTGCGATTGGCTAACTCGATTCAAAGGATTTTCGATGAGACATTTCGTGTGTCGTCGCATGCGCTCTGCAGCGATGTTCGCCAGCGTTGGCGCGCTCTCTTTCGCTGCTTCATTTTTTCCCGCCAAATGTTCGGCGGATGAGTCCGACCGGGTTGATTACAACCGCGATGTTCGGCCGATTTTGGCAGACTATTGTTTCGCCTGTCATGGGGCTGATGATCATTCGCGCGAAGCCGGCTTGCGTTTAGACGAAGCCGAAAGTGCGTTCGATTCAGCCGCCGTTGTTCCCGGCAGCCCCGAAGAAAGCGAGATGATCGCACGGATCGAAACAGACGATCCGGATTTGATCATGCCTCCGCCACAGACCAAAAAGACAATCAGCGAAGAGCAGAAACAAGTGCTCGTTCGCTGGATCAAACAAGGTGCGGAGTATCAGAAACACTGGGCATTTGTGCCGCCTCAGGTCACCGAGCCCAAAGAAACAGCCAATCCGAATTGGCGTAAGAATGAAATCGATGACTATGTGTACTCGGCACTTAAGGATGCCGGTTTGACTCCGGTGGGCGAAGCCAAACCGAGTGTCCTTTTCCGACGATTGCATCTCGATATCACCGGATTGCCTCCGTCACCAGAAGATCGGACCGCGTTCGAAAAAGACTACGCCGATCGCGGGGATGAAGCTTACAGCGAATGGATCGATCGCTTGATGAGTCGTCCTTCGTGGGGGGAGCACCGCGGCCGATACTGGCTTGATGCCGCACGATATGGCGACACACACGGATTGCACTTTGACAACTATCGCGAAATGTGGCCTTATCGTGATTGGGTCATCCGAGCATTCAACGAGAACCAGCCTTTTGATCAGTTTGTTGTTGAACAAATTGCCGGTGATCTGCTTGAAAATCCGACCGAATCCCAATTGGTCGCGACCGGCTTTCAGCGTTGCAATATCACCACCAACGAAGGTGGCACGATCGATGAAGAGAACCTCGCGTTATACGCAGCCGATCGAGTTCAAACATTCGGTTGGGTGTTTCTCGGGCTGACAACTAACTGTGCACAGTGTCACGATCACAAGTTTGATCCGATCACCATGCAAGATTACTACTCGCTTGCAGCGTTCTTTCGAAACACCACCCAGGGACCGAAAGACGGCAACCGAAAAGAGGGTGTTGGGCCTATCTTGTATTTGCCAAATGACGACGATCGTCCGCGTTGGGATGCGTTGCCCGGTGAAATCGCAACGGCGACTCAGACTCGCGATCAGCATCGCCAAGAAACCCTCACCAAGATTGCCGGTTGGATTGAATCCGTCACGCCTTCGGATTTGCAGTCCAAGTTGCCTAGCGAAAAGCTTGCGTTTCATGTGCCATTGTCTGAAGGCCAAGGCAACGATATCGCTTTATATGGCGAAGTCGACGCAACAGTCCACGCGCGACAAAATCTCGTTTGGGAAAAGAACGGCAACCGACCGGCCGCACCTGTCATTCAAAAAGACGGTTCGATCTCGCTGGGCTCGTTTGGCAAGGTCGAGGCGAACGAAGCATTCACGCTATCGGCATGGATTCGAGTTCCTAAAGACGGTGGTGCCGGCATCATTGGCAAAATGAATCCGCCGAATGCCTATCGCGGTTGGGATTTGTACCGCCAAGGCAACGGGTTGGCCGTGCACCTGATCGATAGCTGGCCAGAGAACGCGATCAAGGCAACCACAACGGGTGACGTATTGCGTCCCGGAAAGTGGCAGCACGTCTCATTCACCTATGATGGGTCGAAAAAATATGGCGGCATCAAGCTGTATGTTGACGGTCGTGCGGTATCGCTCCGGCCGGAGATGAACACATTGAAGCCCGATGCGTCGATCTTGACCGATGTGCCATTTCAAATCGGTTCAAGGTATGCAGATCCGAGCATGGAAGGATTGTCGGTTTCCGAAGTTCGTCTCTATCGCAGAGCACTATCAGAACAAGAAGTCACCGTTTTGGCGAAATTGGATTCAGTCCTCGACTTGATCGCTCATCACCAAGCGGCCAGAACCGATGAAGCCGACAACTACATGCTTAAAGACGGTGATCGAAAACTTGTTGAAAGCTATTACTTTGATGTCCTAGACAAAGACTACGGTCAATTGGCAGCCAAGGTTGATCAGTTGAATGCGGAGAAAGCGGCGATCGAGTCTCGCAGCCCGATCACGCATATCCAGCAGGAAAAAGACACACCTGCGATGGCCAATATCATGATCCGTGGTCAATACGACCAACTCGGAGATGAAGTCGGCGCTGCAACACCAAAATCGCTTCACCCGATGCGTGAAGGTGAGCCAAATAACCGACTGGGCTTGGCACATTGGCTGGTCGATCCGGCAAATTCGCTAACCACACGAGTCACCGTCAACCGGTTTTGGCAACAGGTGTTTGGCCAAGGCCTGGTCGTCACCAGTGAAGACTTTGGTATGACCGGCGCACCGCCATCGAACCAGCCGTTGCTGGATTACTTGGCAGTCGATTTCATGCAGAACGGCTGGGACGTCAAACGGTTCTACAAGCGAATCTTTGAAAGCGCGACGTATCGGCAAGCGGCGCTCACAACCGAAGACAGTCTTGCTGCGGACCCGAGCAACGCGCTGATTTCACGAGGGCCCAAATTTCGCATGGATGCCGAAATGGTGCGTGACGCCGCCTTGGCAAGTTCACGTCTATTGTCGACGAAGATGTTTGGCCCCGGTGTGAAGCCTTACCAGCCAATCGATATCTGGAGCATTGTCGGGTTACCCGAAAGCAATACGCGTGCTTACGTCGAAGACAAAGGTGCGGGGCTCTACCGCCGAACCGTTTACAGTTTCTGGAAACGGATGGCGCCACCACCAAACATGGAAGCCTTCAATGCACCGAGCCGCGAGTTTTGTGTGGTTCGCCGCGAACGAACCAACACTCCGCTGCAAGCACTGGTCACGTTGAATGATCCGCAGTTCGTCGAAGCCGCACGCCAACTGGCGCAAAACTCGATCGCGCATGACCCCAAGGATGATGATCAAGCGATTCGCTTCGCAACCAGTTTGGTGCTCTGCCGCGATATTTCCGATGACGAGCTAGGCATCTTGCGAGACAGCTTGGCGGAGTACACCAAGTATTACGAAGGTCATCCCGATGACGCTTCAAAGCTGACCGGTGTGGGAGAAACCCCAACCGATTCGAATCTACCATCGACAAAGCTGGCCGCATGGACGTTGCTTTGCAACCAGATCATGAATCTGGACGAGGTGCTTTGTAAGTAGCCTCAATCGCAGCCAACGTTCACGACAGCTTTAAACTCACGACAAATCAACATTCAATACTGAGTCTCACGATGGATCTTAATCACCCTGCTTTCTTGACCCGCCGAAAATTCTTTACCACCGGCGGCAGCCTCTTAGGCGGTGCGGCCATGATGTCGCTGATGGGGAACGCCTTCGACAACCCTTCCGCGATGGCTTCTGAATCGGGCGTGCCTTCCGGCGGTGGGCATCCCGGTGCTGTG is a window of Stieleria sp. JC731 DNA encoding:
- the groES gene encoding co-chaperone GroES — its product is MATATKKKASVRLQPIGERIVVQREESESTTAGGIVLPDSAKEKPARGTVVAVGTGKLLDDGSRSESQLSEGDNVLFSSYAGETVEVDGAEYLLMREDDVLAVVE
- a CDS encoding DUF389 domain-containing protein, which codes for MSVTILIHSEEHVRIASEWGTVFAESLDAPIQPIVVGENTEILRRHAQSILEEKFKRQNQGSTKVLSAAESVDEVLKICVEAGSRVIILLHADQHEDWQKKLFETSTFPVAWLCPAASPPTDESHVVGGFEIGHRETNRVSMRLLGMHPSSWALHTTPPAEMDFGQRLDVVRNSFEDESSHPETLLILYVDSVEKENIIYRSGLRLLDHDFGTSVLLVREGESMVPSLVTRFRRWTDSITPPLTRSERIALQEDIESGSKPSFEFLGLISAASVLAAFGLLQNSAAVIIGAMLIAPLMTPILGAGQAITLGNRPLFRTAFCAIGLGFVGAIAASMLFGGLVLLFDRPDLSPSRATEMWARCNPSPIDFCVGLVGGMAAAYARTRSHLSSALAGAAIAAALVPPISTAGLQLVFGIWQPVSQGRPIIGPLIVSSINVLTIMIGSSFVLWIRGMRVRSTSDNRRKDRWEARVVVALILIIMLALVAVLQAKLPSQIVQ
- a CDS encoding arylsulfatase, coding for MRQLNNNAAKLCCFLFLLGGSFLLGCTNAHAAERPNIIWIMSDDMGFSDIGCYGSEINTPVIDGLASNGIRFTQFYNTARCCPTRASLLTGLYPHQAGIGHMMNDRGHDGYRGDLNRNCVTIAEVLKPAGYRTYISGKWHVTKTTRPLTQSDKHNWPLQRGFDRFYGTIHGAGSFYDPNTLTRDNEFISPYSDPEYGKDDFPNGQYYYTDAISDHASRFIREHHFDHGEAPFFMYVSFTAAHWPMHALEKDIEKYEGKYDEGYDAIRKARYQKMIELGLITPDSTELFPIEENAKQTEFWEWDKRNMEVYAAMIDSMDQGIGRIVESLKETGQFENTVICFFQDNGGCAENYGRGGNGTPRADSPSLSPLADSFLQPDMQPKQTRDGYPVRTGKGVMAGPPDTYIGYGKAWATVSNTPFRQFKHFTHEGGISTPLIVHWPDGLKRHGELERTPGHLVDLMATAVELSGADYPATAHDGQSIKPMEGKSLVPTFKGDTIKRDAIYWEHEGNRAIRSGDWKLVAKGAKGQWELYNIAQDRSEQKDLSDQHPEIAKQLSEKWQAYAERANVLPLNPKNPK
- a CDS encoding zinc metallopeptidase, producing MIYDPLYFLFAIPPLLLAMFAQWRVKSTFQSMSQVPARMTGAQAAREMLDAAGLQQVGIERVSGHLSDHYDPRSKVLRLSDSVYGQRSMAAVGVACHEAGHAFQDAKNYAPLTIRNAAVPAANFGSSIGVTLASIGLLLSAVPLGRILLLAGIVLFGCVVFFQLVNLPVEFDASNRARRHMVEDNIISANEERYVAKVLNAAALTYVAGTLQAVMTLLYFVLRFMGDRR
- a CDS encoding DUF1553 domain-containing protein — encoded protein: MRHFVCRRMRSAAMFASVGALSFAASFFPAKCSADESDRVDYNRDVRPILADYCFACHGADDHSREAGLRLDEAESAFDSAAVVPGSPEESEMIARIETDDPDLIMPPPQTKKTISEEQKQVLVRWIKQGAEYQKHWAFVPPQVTEPKETANPNWRKNEIDDYVYSALKDAGLTPVGEAKPSVLFRRLHLDITGLPPSPEDRTAFEKDYADRGDEAYSEWIDRLMSRPSWGEHRGRYWLDAARYGDTHGLHFDNYREMWPYRDWVIRAFNENQPFDQFVVEQIAGDLLENPTESQLVATGFQRCNITTNEGGTIDEENLALYAADRVQTFGWVFLGLTTNCAQCHDHKFDPITMQDYYSLAAFFRNTTQGPKDGNRKEGVGPILYLPNDDDRPRWDALPGEIATATQTRDQHRQETLTKIAGWIESVTPSDLQSKLPSEKLAFHVPLSEGQGNDIALYGEVDATVHARQNLVWEKNGNRPAAPVIQKDGSISLGSFGKVEANEAFTLSAWIRVPKDGGAGIIGKMNPPNAYRGWDLYRQGNGLAVHLIDSWPENAIKATTTGDVLRPGKWQHVSFTYDGSKKYGGIKLYVDGRAVSLRPEMNTLKPDASILTDVPFQIGSRYADPSMEGLSVSEVRLYRRALSEQEVTVLAKLDSVLDLIAHHQAARTDEADNYMLKDGDRKLVESYYFDVLDKDYGQLAAKVDQLNAEKAAIESRSPITHIQQEKDTPAMANIMIRGQYDQLGDEVGAATPKSLHPMREGEPNNRLGLAHWLVDPANSLTTRVTVNRFWQQVFGQGLVVTSEDFGMTGAPPSNQPLLDYLAVDFMQNGWDVKRFYKRIFESATYRQAALTTEDSLAADPSNALISRGPKFRMDAEMVRDAALASSRLLSTKMFGPGVKPYQPIDIWSIVGLPESNTRAYVEDKGAGLYRRTVYSFWKRMAPPPNMEAFNAPSREFCVVRRERTNTPLQALVTLNDPQFVEAARQLAQNSIAHDPKDDDQAIRFATSLVLCRDISDDELGILRDSLAEYTKYYEGHPDDASKLTGVGETPTDSNLPSTKLAAWTLLCNQIMNLDEVLCK